The Luteimonas sp. YGD11-2 genome has a window encoding:
- a CDS encoding citrate synthase family protein, with amino-acid sequence MSINISPAMPNDATDPPPDLLTARDACALLGISQSTLYAYVSRGLLRSRPGADHRSRVYLRQDVERLAGRKRSGRGAAQGAAQSLDRGLPVLETRISLIRADSPYYRGRSAVAAVRAGAGLEDIARLLWDCGADDPFARVAVAPWPEDAAPLARAAGLPPLERTMAALPLLALDTVGAFSAAPRARHEIAAGLLRDVCALLVAAERTPGPVHLQLARGWRADDAAFAELVRAALVLCADHELNVSAFAARVVASTGAHLHATACAGLAALSGPRHGGATARAWALIAEARAGDPLAVIAARWQRGDDLPGFGHALYPEGDPRAAELLRLLRIGAAGSMVMQELDAIIAAAEEVSGERPNIDLMLAAICHVHGLPATPALVLFAAGRVTGWLAHALEQQAEGRLIRPRARYTGVMPDERVDGTHPGDDAGS; translated from the coding sequence ATGTCGATCAACATATCGCCCGCCATGCCGAATGATGCCACCGACCCGCCTCCCGACCTGCTCACCGCGCGCGACGCCTGCGCGCTGCTCGGCATCAGCCAGTCCACGCTGTATGCCTATGTCAGCCGCGGCCTGCTGCGTTCGCGCCCGGGGGCGGACCATCGCAGCCGCGTGTACCTGCGGCAGGACGTCGAGCGCCTTGCCGGCCGCAAGCGCAGTGGCCGGGGGGCGGCACAGGGCGCGGCGCAGAGCCTCGACCGTGGCCTGCCGGTGCTGGAAACACGGATTTCGCTGATCCGCGCCGACAGCCCCTACTACCGCGGTCGCTCGGCGGTGGCCGCGGTGCGGGCAGGCGCGGGGCTGGAAGACATCGCGCGGCTCCTGTGGGACTGCGGTGCCGACGACCCCTTCGCGCGGGTGGCCGTCGCCCCGTGGCCGGAAGACGCCGCGCCGCTCGCACGCGCTGCCGGCCTGCCGCCGCTGGAACGCACGATGGCGGCGCTGCCGCTGCTCGCGCTCGATACCGTGGGCGCCTTCAGCGCCGCACCCCGCGCGCGCCACGAGATCGCCGCCGGCCTGCTGCGCGATGTCTGCGCACTGCTGGTCGCCGCCGAGCGTACGCCGGGCCCGGTGCACCTGCAGCTCGCACGGGGGTGGCGAGCCGACGACGCCGCATTCGCGGAGCTGGTCCGCGCGGCTCTGGTGCTGTGCGCCGACCACGAACTCAACGTGTCCGCGTTCGCGGCGCGCGTGGTGGCCTCCACCGGCGCGCACCTGCATGCGACGGCCTGCGCCGGACTCGCGGCGCTCTCTGGGCCGCGCCACGGAGGTGCCACCGCGCGTGCCTGGGCGCTGATCGCCGAGGCGCGCGCGGGCGATCCGCTCGCGGTGATCGCCGCGCGCTGGCAGCGTGGCGACGATCTCCCCGGGTTCGGCCATGCGCTGTATCCGGAGGGCGACCCGCGCGCGGCCGAACTGTTGCGGCTGCTGCGCATCGGCGCCGCCGGCAGCATGGTGATGCAGGAACTCGACGCGATCATCGCCGCCGCCGAGGAAGTCAGCGGCGAGCGCCCGAACATCGACCTGATGCTGGCGGCGATCTGCCATGTCCACGGGCTGCCGGCTACACCGGCGCTGGTGCTGTTCGCCGCCGGGCGCGTTACCGGCTGGCTGGCACATGCACTCGAGCAGCAGGCCGAGGGCCGCCTGATCCGTCCGCGTGCCCGCTACACCGGCGTGATGCCGGACGAGCGCGTGGACGGTACGCACCCGGGCGACGACGCTGGATCCTGA